One Mesorhizobium sp. J428 DNA segment encodes these proteins:
- a CDS encoding DsbA family oxidoreductase → MNDKQTISVDVISDVVCPWCYIGQKRLEKAVAAVPNVEVDVHWRPYQLDPTIPPEGKDRRQYMLAKFGSEEKLKQIHDRIVPLGAAEGIDFHFEDIRIAANTLDAHRVIRWAASAGEGVQNRVVKALFAANFEKGEYIGDQAELTRIAAENGMDEALVTSLLASDADKDAVQAEIEQAQRMGVTGVPCFLLEGKYAVMGAQDTAVLADAIRQVAEMKASGQLAAE, encoded by the coding sequence ATGAACGACAAACAGACGATCAGCGTCGACGTCATTTCGGATGTCGTCTGCCCCTGGTGCTACATCGGCCAGAAGCGGCTTGAGAAGGCCGTGGCCGCTGTGCCGAACGTAGAGGTCGACGTGCACTGGCGGCCCTACCAGCTCGATCCGACCATTCCGCCCGAGGGCAAGGACCGCAGGCAGTACATGCTCGCCAAGTTCGGCTCGGAGGAAAAGCTGAAGCAGATCCACGACCGCATCGTGCCGCTGGGCGCGGCGGAAGGCATCGACTTCCATTTCGAGGACATCCGGATCGCCGCCAACACACTCGACGCCCACCGCGTCATCCGCTGGGCGGCCTCGGCTGGCGAAGGCGTGCAGAATCGCGTGGTGAAGGCGCTGTTCGCGGCCAATTTCGAGAAGGGCGAGTATATCGGCGACCAGGCCGAACTCACGCGCATCGCCGCCGAGAACGGCATGGACGAAGCGCTCGTGACCTCACTGCTCGCCTCGGATGCCGACAAGGACGCCGTGCAGGCCGAGATCGAACAGGCGCAGCGCATGGGCGTCACCGGCGTGCCCTGCTTCCTACTCGAAGGCAAATATGCCGTCATGGGCGCCCAGGACACCGCCGTGCTGGCGGACGCCATCCGTCAGGTGGCGGAGATGAAGGCGAGCGGGCAACTCGCGGCGGAGTAG
- a CDS encoding extracellular solute-binding protein, protein MLRPLSLALAALLALAAAAGAQPSHGLSMHGKPALPADFDHFPYANSEAPKGGVINYALQGTFDSLNPFIVQGQGASGIVDLQRGYNVFDSLMQRSADEPFSMYPLLAKSVETDDARSFVEFQLDERAKFSDGEPVTPDDVIFSLELLRDKGWPRYATTVKKIATMEKVAPNGVRLTFVAPDRELPLILALWPILPKHATDAENFAKSSLKPLIGSGPYVISTVRPGELLVLKRNPDYWATDLPSRRGFNNYDEIRLNYFRDDNAMFEAFKKGLIDVHLEADSSRWAKDYGFPAVAEGKVIKDTFRSGVPSGMLGFVLNSRRPVLQDKNLRRALADLLDFEWVNANLFSNSFTRTKSFYDNSSLSSFGKPASEGEKALLAPFPDAVDPEILAGTWKPPVSDGSGRDRTFVKRAYDILVAAGYKRQGSALVTPSGEPVAFEIMLKSKGGEPVALAWQRTLSLLGIRLDIRSVDDAQYQQRLISRDFDAILNYYPSSLSPGVEQVGRWGSASKDAQGSMNYAGVSEPAVDAMIDALLNARERPAFEDAVRAYDRVLLSGAWVVPLYHQPEQWVARWNHIGRPDTIPLTGYQLTTWWRQP, encoded by the coding sequence ATGTTGCGACCACTTTCTCTCGCCCTGGCGGCACTGCTTGCGCTGGCGGCGGCCGCGGGCGCGCAGCCCTCGCATGGCCTCTCAATGCACGGCAAGCCCGCCTTGCCCGCCGATTTCGACCACTTCCCCTATGCGAATTCCGAGGCGCCCAAGGGCGGCGTGATCAATTACGCGCTCCAGGGCACGTTCGACAGCCTCAACCCCTTCATCGTGCAGGGCCAGGGGGCGTCCGGCATCGTCGACCTGCAGCGCGGCTACAACGTCTTCGATTCGCTGATGCAGCGTTCCGCCGACGAGCCGTTCTCCATGTATCCGCTCCTTGCGAAGAGCGTCGAAACCGACGACGCGCGGAGCTTCGTCGAATTCCAGCTCGACGAGCGGGCGAAGTTCTCCGACGGGGAGCCGGTGACGCCCGACGACGTCATCTTCAGCCTCGAACTGCTGCGCGACAAGGGCTGGCCGCGCTACGCCACCACGGTCAAGAAGATCGCGACGATGGAAAAGGTCGCGCCGAACGGCGTCCGCCTGACCTTTGTCGCGCCGGACCGCGAACTGCCCCTCATCCTCGCGCTCTGGCCGATCCTGCCAAAGCACGCCACGGACGCCGAGAATTTCGCGAAATCCTCGCTCAAGCCGCTGATCGGCTCCGGCCCCTACGTGATCTCCACAGTGCGGCCGGGCGAGCTGCTCGTGCTCAAGCGCAATCCGGACTACTGGGCCACGGACCTGCCGTCGCGGCGGGGCTTCAACAATTACGACGAGATCCGGCTCAACTATTTCCGCGACGACAACGCAATGTTCGAGGCCTTCAAGAAAGGCCTCATCGACGTGCATCTCGAGGCCGATTCGAGCCGCTGGGCCAAGGATTACGGCTTCCCGGCCGTCGCCGAGGGCAAGGTGATCAAGGATACGTTCAGGAGCGGCGTGCCGTCGGGCATGCTCGGCTTCGTGCTGAACTCGCGCCGGCCGGTTCTCCAGGACAAGAATCTTCGGCGCGCGCTCGCAGACCTGCTCGATTTCGAGTGGGTGAACGCCAACCTGTTCAGCAACTCCTTCACCCGCACCAAGAGTTTCTACGACAATTCCTCGCTGTCCTCCTTCGGCAAGCCGGCGAGCGAGGGCGAAAAGGCCCTGCTCGCCCCCTTCCCCGATGCGGTCGATCCCGAGATCCTCGCCGGCACCTGGAAGCCGCCGGTTTCCGACGGGTCCGGCCGCGACCGGACTTTCGTCAAGAGGGCCTACGACATCCTCGTCGCGGCAGGCTACAAGCGCCAGGGCTCCGCGTTGGTCACGCCTTCGGGCGAGCCGGTCGCCTTCGAGATCATGCTGAAGAGCAAGGGCGGCGAACCGGTCGCGCTCGCCTGGCAGCGCACGCTGTCTCTGCTCGGCATCCGGCTCGACATTCGCTCGGTCGACGACGCGCAGTACCAGCAGCGGCTGATCTCGCGCGATTTCGACGCGATCCTGAACTACTACCCCTCGTCGCTGTCGCCCGGCGTCGAGCAGGTCGGCCGCTGGGGCAGCGCCTCGAAGGACGCGCAGGGCTCGATGAACTATGCCGGTGTGAGCGAGCCCGCCGTCGACGCGATGATCGACGCGCTGCTCAACGCGCGGGAACGCCCTGCCTTCGAGGATGCCGTGCGCGCCTATGATCGCGTTTTGTTGAGTGGCGCCTGGGTGGTGCCGCTTTATCATCAGCCCGAGCAATGGGTCGCGCGCTGGAACCATATCGGCCGGCCCGACACGATACCCCTGACCGGATACCAGCTGACGACCTGGTGGCGGCAACCCTGA
- a CDS encoding invasion associated locus B family protein, translating into MSSKATRISVIAAGLVGLAAASVPSAYAQQQPAAAGPGGIPRGWFKVCGKEQDFDICNVQNQVLAQTGQMLTAVQLAEFKGKINRRALQVSVPVGRLLPAGVTMQIDGNKPTKLEFTTCFQDRCVADAPLTDAIVAAMKKGTDLTLTTYNFQNQPNPIKVSLSGFTGAYDGEPLQQSDMAERQKAAEEYIQRNQEKLAEQLKAAQDKAKAGN; encoded by the coding sequence ATGAGCAGCAAAGCTACTCGCATCTCGGTCATCGCGGCTGGCCTCGTCGGCCTCGCTGCAGCGAGCGTGCCCTCGGCCTACGCCCAGCAGCAGCCCGCGGCAGCCGGCCCCGGCGGCATCCCGCGCGGCTGGTTCAAGGTCTGCGGCAAGGAGCAGGACTTCGACATCTGCAACGTGCAGAACCAGGTTCTCGCCCAGACCGGCCAGATGCTGACCGCCGTCCAGCTCGCCGAATTCAAGGGCAAGATCAACCGTCGCGCGCTGCAGGTCTCGGTCCCTGTCGGTCGCCTGCTTCCGGCCGGCGTGACGATGCAGATCGACGGCAACAAGCCGACGAAGCTCGAATTCACCACCTGCTTCCAGGACCGCTGCGTCGCCGACGCGCCGCTCACCGACGCGATCGTCGCGGCTATGAAGAAGGGCACGGACCTGACGCTGACCACCTACAACTTCCAGAACCAGCCGAACCCGATCAAGGTGTCTCTCTCCGGCTTCACCGGCGCCTATGACGGCGAGCCGCTGCAGCAGAGCGACATGGCCGAGCGCCAGAAGGCCGCCGAGGAATACATCCAGCGCAACCAGGAGAAGCTCGCCGAGCAGCTCAAGGCCGCGCAGGACAAGGCCAAGGCCGGCAACTGA
- the hspQ gene encoding heat shock protein HspQ produces the protein MRQAKFQIGQVVRHRIFPFRGVIFDVDPEFNNTEEWYEAIPEAVRPRKDQPFYHLLAENAETEYVAYVSEQNLLPDETGEPVRHAQVGEMFDALPGGGYERKRTARH, from the coding sequence ATCCGTCAGGCAAAATTCCAGATCGGCCAGGTGGTGCGGCACCGGATCTTTCCGTTCCGCGGCGTCATCTTCGACGTCGATCCGGAGTTCAACAACACCGAGGAATGGTACGAGGCGATCCCGGAGGCGGTGAGGCCGCGCAAGGACCAGCCGTTCTACCATCTTCTGGCCGAGAACGCGGAGACGGAATACGTCGCCTATGTGTCGGAACAGAATCTGCTGCCCGACGAGACCGGAGAGCCGGTGCGCCACGCGCAGGTCGGCGAGATGTTCGACGCCCTGCCCGGCGGCGGCTACGAGCGCAAGCGCACCGCGCGGCATTGA
- a CDS encoding AEC family transporter, protein MYDVFGLVLPFFGLIFLGFVVARITRQPVEALGWMNTFIIYVALPALFFQLLSKTPIERLTEWSYIFGAVASTYIVFTLMFAGSWLTSRNIAESTIKGLASAYGNIGYMGPGLALLAFGEEAAVPVALIFCFENIIHFAIAPMMMALSGGEKRPPLALAGDVIRKIALHPFIIATAVGVAAAALHYQAPVPVDRLFETLARAAAPCALFAMGVTLALRPLKRVPKELGFIAALKLVVHPVLCYVVLSAVGDFQPVWVYAAVLLAALPTATNVFVIAQQYGVWVERASASILLTTLLSVGTVTGLLYLIKTGVLPPDLFPPA, encoded by the coding sequence ATGTATGACGTCTTCGGCCTCGTCCTGCCGTTCTTCGGACTGATCTTCCTCGGCTTCGTGGTGGCGCGGATCACGCGCCAGCCGGTGGAAGCGCTCGGATGGATGAACACATTCATCATCTATGTGGCATTGCCGGCGCTGTTCTTCCAGCTCCTGTCCAAGACGCCGATCGAGCGGCTGACCGAGTGGAGCTACATTTTCGGCGCCGTCGCATCGACCTACATCGTCTTCACGCTGATGTTCGCCGGCTCGTGGCTGACGAGCCGCAACATCGCCGAATCCACGATCAAGGGCCTCGCCTCCGCCTATGGCAACATCGGCTATATGGGGCCGGGCCTGGCGCTGCTCGCCTTCGGCGAGGAGGCGGCGGTGCCGGTGGCGCTGATCTTCTGCTTCGAGAACATCATCCATTTCGCCATTGCGCCGATGATGATGGCGCTTTCCGGCGGCGAGAAGCGGCCGCCGCTGGCGCTGGCGGGCGACGTGATCCGCAAGATCGCGCTGCATCCCTTCATCATCGCCACCGCCGTCGGCGTCGCCGCCGCGGCGCTGCACTACCAAGCGCCGGTGCCAGTCGACCGCCTGTTCGAGACGCTGGCGCGCGCGGCCGCGCCTTGCGCCCTGTTCGCGATGGGCGTGACGCTGGCGCTGCGCCCGCTCAAGCGCGTGCCGAAGGAGCTCGGCTTCATTGCCGCGCTGAAGCTCGTCGTCCATCCGGTGCTCTGCTATGTCGTGCTCTCGGCCGTCGGCGACTTCCAGCCGGTGTGGGTCTACGCAGCGGTGCTGCTCGCGGCACTTCCTACCGCAACAAACGTCTTCGTCATCGCGCAGCAATACGGCGTCTGGGTCGAGCGCGCCTCGGCCAGCATCCTGCTGACGACGCTGCTGTCGGTCGGCACGGTGACGGGCCTGCTCTACCTGATCAAGACCGGCGTGCTACCGCCGGACCTGTTTCCGCCAGCCTGA
- a CDS encoding UbiH/UbiF family hydroxylase translates to MSAVNEHDVLVAGAGPVGSIAAIALAQAGLSVALVGPQPNAGDRRTTALMLPALDYLEKLGLPPFSRDETAPLEVMRIIDGTRRLIRSAPVTFRASEIGAAMFGTNIPNTVLLRVLKEAVEKEGRIARVETLISEWRLGDERASAVLPSGETISAPLAVAADGRMSPAREAAGITVAKRDYPQTALVLNFGHSRGHGHVSTEFHTETGPCTQVPLPGNRSSLVWIVSPATAAELSALDDRSLSDLIEERIESILGKVEVEPGRQIYPMSALLPSTMASSRVALVGEAAHVFPPIGAQGMNLGIRDVADLVDTAVNHRDDPGSERALSAYRAARRLDVIARQTAVNSLNVTLLSDFLPAQVARSAGLGLLAAISPLRGFVMREGMQPGSGFARIASGWRKQVRR, encoded by the coding sequence ATGTCCGCAGTAAACGAGCATGATGTTCTCGTCGCCGGCGCAGGCCCCGTCGGGTCGATCGCCGCGATCGCGCTGGCGCAGGCGGGCCTTTCCGTCGCGCTCGTCGGGCCGCAGCCCAATGCAGGCGACCGCCGCACGACGGCGCTGATGCTGCCGGCGCTGGACTATCTCGAAAAGCTCGGCCTGCCGCCCTTCTCGCGCGACGAGACCGCGCCGCTGGAGGTGATGCGGATCATCGACGGCACCCGCCGCCTCATCCGCAGCGCGCCGGTGACTTTCCGCGCCAGCGAGATCGGCGCGGCGATGTTCGGCACCAACATCCCCAACACGGTCCTGCTGCGGGTGCTCAAGGAGGCAGTCGAGAAGGAAGGACGGATCGCCCGCGTCGAGACGCTCATCAGCGAGTGGCGGCTCGGTGACGAGCGGGCGTCTGCCGTGCTGCCGTCGGGCGAGACCATCTCGGCCCCCCTCGCCGTGGCGGCCGACGGGCGGATGTCGCCGGCGCGCGAGGCCGCGGGCATCACGGTGGCGAAGCGCGACTATCCGCAGACGGCTCTGGTGCTCAATTTCGGCCATTCGCGCGGCCACGGCCACGTCTCGACGGAATTTCATACCGAGACCGGTCCGTGCACGCAGGTTCCCTTGCCCGGCAACCGCTCCAGCCTCGTCTGGATCGTCTCGCCGGCGACGGCGGCCGAGCTGTCGGCGCTCGACGACCGCAGCCTGTCCGACCTCATCGAGGAGCGGATCGAGTCGATCCTCGGCAAGGTCGAGGTCGAGCCTGGCCGGCAGATCTATCCCATGTCGGCGCTGCTGCCCTCCACCATGGCGTCGAGCCGCGTCGCGCTGGTCGGCGAAGCCGCCCATGTGTTCCCGCCCATTGGCGCGCAGGGCATGAACCTCGGCATCCGCGACGTCGCGGACCTCGTCGATACCGCAGTGAACCACCGCGACGATCCGGGCTCGGAACGGGCGCTCTCGGCCTACCGCGCCGCGCGACGGCTCGACGTGATTGCGCGGCAGACAGCGGTGAACTCGCTCAACGTCACGCTGCTGTCCGACTTTCTGCCCGCCCAGGTCGCCCGCAGTGCCGGCCTCGGCCTTCTCGCCGCCATCTCGCCGCTGCGCGGTTTCGTCATGCGCGAGGGCATGCAGCCCGGCAGCGGCTTCGCGCGGATTGCCTCAGGCTGGCGGAAACAGGTCCGGCGGTAG
- the pcsA gene encoding phosphatidylcholine synthase, whose translation MKKPTKVTWPQARAFSVHLFTASGSFLAFLSLVAASEERWTAMFWWLGLALLVDGIDGPVARKLQVKEILPTWSGELLDNIIDYVTYVLIPAFALYQRGFMGENLSFLSAAIIVVSSAIYYADTGMKTKENFFKGFPVVWNMVVFTLFVIEPGEWVSFAVVVIAGILTFVPMNFLHPVRVVRLRWLNLPVTLLWCGFGAIALVQQMEAFDWVKIGIAVTGSYLFVIGGIMQFFPTLGARRI comes from the coding sequence GTGAAGAAGCCGACCAAAGTCACCTGGCCCCAGGCGCGGGCCTTCTCCGTTCACCTGTTCACAGCGTCGGGCTCGTTCCTGGCCTTCCTGTCGCTGGTTGCGGCGAGCGAGGAGCGCTGGACGGCGATGTTTTGGTGGCTCGGCCTCGCCCTCCTGGTCGACGGCATCGACGGGCCAGTGGCGCGCAAGCTGCAGGTGAAGGAGATTCTGCCGACCTGGTCGGGCGAACTGCTCGACAACATCATCGACTATGTTACCTACGTCCTGATCCCCGCCTTCGCGCTCTACCAGCGCGGCTTCATGGGCGAGAACCTGTCCTTCCTGTCGGCCGCGATCATCGTCGTGTCGAGCGCGATCTACTATGCGGACACCGGCATGAAGACGAAGGAGAACTTCTTCAAGGGCTTCCCGGTGGTGTGGAATATGGTGGTGTTCACGCTCTTCGTCATCGAGCCGGGCGAATGGGTGTCCTTTGCCGTGGTCGTGATCGCCGGTATCCTGACCTTCGTGCCGATGAATTTCCTTCATCCGGTGCGCGTCGTGCGGCTGCGATGGCTGAACCTGCCAGTCACGCTCCTGTGGTGCGGCTTCGGCGCGATCGCGCTCGTGCAACAGATGGAAGCTTTCGACTGGGTCAAGATCGGCATCGCCGTCACCGGTAGCTACCTGTTCGTCATCGGCGGCATCATGCAGTTCTTTCCCACCCTGGGCGCCCGGAGGATATGA
- a CDS encoding quinone oxidoreductase, with protein sequence MTKAIRIHQPGGPEVMQWEEIPEPIAKPGEVVIRQTAVGLNFIDVYYRTGLYPAPAGLPLIPGNEAAGVVTALGEGVTDLKPGDRVAYAGPIGAYAQDRAIAADRLVKLPDGVSDRQAAAMMLKGMTASFLLRRTFKVKPGDTILFHAAAGGVGLIAGQWAKHLGATVIGTAGSADKVALAKAHGYDHVINYRERNFVEEVREITGGRMCDVVYDSVGVDTYMGSLDCLRPMGMFVAFGQSSGPIPPFNLSLLAQKGSLFATRPTLFVYIAKRADLEEIAGSLMDVVASGVVKIDINQTYALSDAAKAHADLEARRTTGATVLLP encoded by the coding sequence ATGACCAAGGCAATCCGCATCCATCAGCCCGGCGGGCCGGAGGTGATGCAGTGGGAGGAAATTCCTGAGCCGATCGCGAAACCCGGCGAGGTCGTGATCCGGCAGACCGCCGTCGGCCTGAACTTCATCGACGTCTATTATCGCACCGGGCTGTATCCGGCGCCCGCGGGGCTGCCGCTCATTCCCGGCAACGAGGCCGCGGGCGTGGTCACCGCGCTGGGCGAAGGCGTGACGGACCTGAAGCCGGGCGACCGCGTCGCCTATGCGGGCCCCATCGGCGCCTATGCGCAGGACAGGGCGATCGCCGCCGACAGGCTCGTCAAGCTTCCGGACGGCGTGAGCGACCGGCAGGCGGCGGCGATGATGCTGAAAGGCATGACCGCCTCCTTCCTGCTGCGCCGCACCTTCAAGGTGAAACCCGGCGACACGATCCTCTTCCATGCGGCCGCCGGCGGCGTCGGCCTGATCGCCGGCCAGTGGGCGAAGCATCTGGGTGCGACCGTGATCGGCACGGCGGGCTCGGCCGACAAGGTCGCGCTCGCCAAGGCGCACGGCTACGACCACGTCATCAACTACCGCGAGCGCAACTTCGTCGAGGAGGTCCGCGAGATCACCGGCGGCAGGATGTGCGATGTCGTCTACGATTCCGTCGGCGTGGACACCTATATGGGCTCGCTGGACTGCCTGAGACCGATGGGCATGTTCGTGGCGTTCGGCCAGTCGTCCGGACCCATTCCACCCTTCAACCTTAGCCTGCTCGCGCAGAAGGGATCGCTTTTCGCGACCCGCCCGACGCTGTTCGTCTACATCGCCAAGCGCGCGGATCTGGAAGAGATCGCGGGCTCGCTGATGGATGTCGTCGCCAGCGGCGTGGTCAAGATCGACATCAATCAGACCTATGCGCTGTCCGACGCGGCGAAGGCCCACGCCGATCTCGAAGCGCGCCGGACGACCGGCGCCACCGTGCTCCTGCCCTGA
- a CDS encoding ABC transporter ATP-binding protein, with protein MGIELAGGPASEPELLLDVRGLTKIFGSLTACNSVDLQIAKGEIHALLGENGAGKSTLVKMLFGTLAPNSGEIFWNGKSVRIGSPAEARRLGIGMVFQHFSLFEALTAAENIALSLDSSTPIGAIAAKAKELSHSYGLPLDPGSLVGDLSVGERQRIEIIRCLLQEPDLIILDEPTSVLTPQEADKLFETLERLRGEGKSILYISHRLEEVQRICDRATVLRHGKVVAHCNPRQETAASLARMMVGGDVHEVHREHAEHVEGAPLIEIRNLSQAPKGPFSMPLRNISLTVRAGEVVGIAGVAGNGQGEFFDAVSGEATQGDAATVRIRNTDAGTLGITGRRLLGAGFVPEERLGHGAVPGMKLSDNMLLARHRSDAKAFLGGGALGFIRRDAIEATTKRVVEEMDVRKSAEDPEASALSGGNLQKFIIGRELDRKPSVLVVNQPTWGVDAGAAARIRQALIDLTRSGSAVIVISQDLDELFEIADRIAVMSHGEMSETIPIQEATREKIGLLMGGADTGAH; from the coding sequence ATGGGGATTGAATTGGCGGGCGGACCGGCATCTGAGCCGGAGCTCCTTCTCGACGTGAGGGGGCTCACGAAAATCTTTGGATCCCTGACCGCCTGCAACAGCGTCGATCTCCAGATCGCGAAGGGCGAGATCCATGCGCTGCTGGGCGAGAACGGGGCCGGTAAGTCGACGCTGGTGAAGATGCTGTTCGGCACTCTGGCGCCCAACTCCGGCGAAATCTTCTGGAACGGCAAGTCGGTCAGGATCGGCAGCCCCGCCGAGGCGCGTCGGCTCGGCATCGGTATGGTGTTCCAGCATTTCTCGCTGTTCGAGGCGCTGACAGCGGCCGAGAACATTGCGCTCTCGCTCGACTCCTCGACGCCGATCGGCGCGATCGCTGCCAAGGCCAAGGAACTGTCGCACAGCTACGGTCTGCCGCTCGACCCGGGCTCGCTGGTCGGCGACCTGTCGGTCGGCGAGCGCCAGCGCATCGAGATCATCCGCTGCCTGCTGCAGGAGCCGGACCTGATCATCCTTGACGAGCCGACCTCGGTGCTGACGCCGCAGGAAGCCGACAAGCTGTTCGAGACGCTGGAAAGGTTGCGCGGCGAAGGCAAGTCGATCCTCTACATCAGCCACCGGCTGGAAGAGGTGCAGCGCATTTGCGATCGCGCGACGGTGCTGCGCCACGGCAAGGTGGTAGCGCACTGCAATCCGCGCCAGGAAACGGCCGCCTCGCTCGCCCGCATGATGGTGGGCGGAGACGTGCATGAAGTGCATCGCGAGCATGCCGAGCATGTCGAAGGCGCGCCGCTGATCGAGATCCGCAACCTGTCGCAGGCGCCGAAGGGCCCGTTCTCGATGCCGCTCCGGAACATCAGCCTGACGGTCAGGGCCGGCGAGGTGGTCGGCATCGCCGGCGTCGCCGGCAACGGGCAAGGCGAGTTCTTCGACGCGGTGAGCGGTGAGGCGACGCAGGGCGACGCCGCCACGGTGCGCATCCGCAACACCGATGCGGGCACGCTGGGCATCACCGGCCGCCGGCTGCTCGGCGCTGGCTTCGTGCCGGAAGAGCGGCTCGGCCACGGCGCGGTGCCGGGCATGAAGCTCTCCGACAACATGCTGCTGGCGCGCCACAGGTCCGACGCCAAGGCCTTCCTCGGCGGCGGCGCGCTCGGCTTCATCCGCCGCGACGCGATCGAGGCGACGACCAAGCGGGTGGTCGAGGAAATGGACGTGCGCAAGAGCGCGGAGGATCCGGAAGCCTCGGCGCTGTCGGGCGGCAACCTGCAGAAGTTCATCATCGGCCGCGAGCTGGACCGCAAGCCTTCGGTTCTGGTCGTCAACCAGCCGACCTGGGGCGTCGACGCGGGCGCGGCTGCCCGCATCCGCCAGGCCTTGATCGACCTGACCCGCTCAGGCTCGGCCGTCATCGTCATCAGCCAGGATCTCGACGAACTGTTCGAGATCGCCGACCGCATCGCCGTGATGTCGCACGGCGAGATGTCGGAGACGATCCCGATCCAGGAAGCGACGCGGGAGAAGATCGGTCTCCTGATGGGCGGCGCGGATACGGGAGCGCACTGA
- a CDS encoding ABC transporter permease has translation MRLELIKRPQHSKLFSALSPFIAFLLTVIAGAILFALLGKNPGTARYAYFIAPLTDLWSLHELAIKAAPLILIAVGLSVCYLSNNWNIGAEGQFVMGAVVGAMLPILYPGLQQSPMALPVMLVMGALGGAAYAAIPAFLKARFNTNEILTSLMLVYVAQLFLDWLVRGPWRDPAAMNFPQAPRFTGYAILPELLPASGRANIGILFALIAAVLVWILLTRTKKGFEVRVIGMSPRAGRFAGFSTTGAIFFSFLLSGALAGLAGISEVSGAIGRLQPSISPGYGFAAIIVAFLGRLNPLGIIAAGTVLALTYLGGEVAQIEVGVSDKVVRAFQGLLLFFVLACDTLIHYRIRLTRPEKATAAVTEAKADA, from the coding sequence ATGCGGCTGGAACTCATCAAGCGCCCGCAGCACTCGAAGCTGTTCAGCGCGCTGTCGCCCTTCATCGCCTTTCTGCTGACGGTGATCGCCGGCGCGATCCTGTTCGCGCTACTCGGCAAGAACCCCGGCACCGCGCGGTACGCCTATTTCATCGCGCCGCTGACCGACCTCTGGTCGCTGCATGAGCTCGCCATCAAGGCCGCACCGCTGATCCTGATCGCGGTCGGCCTGTCGGTCTGCTACCTTTCCAACAACTGGAACATCGGCGCTGAGGGCCAGTTCGTGATGGGCGCGGTCGTCGGCGCCATGCTGCCGATCCTCTATCCCGGCCTGCAGCAATCGCCAATGGCGCTGCCGGTGATGCTGGTCATGGGCGCGCTTGGGGGTGCGGCCTATGCGGCCATTCCCGCCTTCCTCAAGGCGCGCTTCAACACCAACGAGATCCTGACCAGCCTGATGCTGGTCTATGTCGCACAGCTCTTCCTCGACTGGCTGGTGCGCGGCCCTTGGCGCGACCCGGCGGCGATGAACTTTCCGCAGGCGCCGCGTTTCACCGGCTATGCCATCCTGCCGGAACTGCTGCCAGCTTCGGGCCGCGCCAATATCGGCATCCTGTTCGCGCTGATCGCGGCGGTGCTGGTCTGGATCCTTCTGACGCGCACCAAGAAGGGCTTCGAGGTGCGTGTGATCGGCATGAGCCCGCGGGCAGGGCGGTTTGCCGGCTTCTCGACCACCGGCGCGATCTTCTTCTCGTTCCTGCTGTCGGGCGCGCTGGCCGGGCTTGCCGGCATCTCCGAAGTGTCGGGCGCGATCGGACGCCTGCAGCCGTCGATCTCGCCGGGCTACGGCTTCGCGGCGATCATCGTCGCCTTCCTCGGCCGGCTCAACCCGCTCGGCATCATCGCCGCGGGCACGGTGCTGGCGCTGACCTATCTCGGCGGCGAAGTCGCACAGATCGAGGTCGGCGTGTCCGACAAGGTCGTGCGCGCCTTCCAGGGCCTGCTCCTGTTTTTCGTGCTCGCCTGCGACACGCTCATCCACTACCGCATCCGCCTGACGCGACCCGAAAAGGCGACGGCAGCCGTGACGGAGGCCAAGGCCGATGCTTGA